One region of Xylanibacillus composti genomic DNA includes:
- a CDS encoding DUF5325 family protein gives MSKSLSLLFSLAAVALFVCTGAALSYREAGLALLFFLASFVMIGLGFYVKRRSSK, from the coding sequence TTGAGCAAATCCCTCTCCCTGTTGTTTTCCCTTGCCGCTGTCGCTTTGTTTGTATGCACAGGCGCCGCACTCAGCTACAGAGAAGCAGGTCTTGCCTTATTGTTTTTCCTGGCTTCCTTTGTCATGATAGGCCTCGGCTTCTATGTGAAAAGGCGCAGCAGCAAATAA
- a CDS encoding alpha/beta-type small acid-soluble spore protein: MASRSSNTLVVPQASQALDQLKYEVAQELGIQIPQDGYYGNMATRDTGAIGGHITRRLVQIAEQAMAGNQR; this comes from the coding sequence ATGGCATCTCGCAGCAGCAATACACTGGTAGTGCCTCAAGCAAGTCAAGCATTGGATCAGCTGAAGTATGAAGTGGCGCAAGAACTGGGCATTCAAATTCCGCAAGACGGTTACTACGGCAACATGGCAACTCGCGATACAGGCGCCATCGGCGGCCACATTACTCGCCGTTTGGTTCAAATCGCAGAGCAAGCGATGGCCGGCAACCAACGTTAA